The Thalassoroseus pseudoceratinae genome has a segment encoding these proteins:
- the lysS gene encoding lysine--tRNA ligase has translation MSAKPDRFEKERLKKLDRIVELGQDPYGSRFDNHIEIAQARENAPAEPGEVGELTRVAGRIMLRRKAGKLRFYDIADYSGQIQLLFSRGDLPAEQWELMGQLDLGDLIGIDGKLKRTDTGEISVMVEKLTILCKSLAQPPEKYHGVEDVELLLRHREIDLIYTEGVRDKMLKRSAVLDSVRQTLREHRFVEVETPVLHSIAGGAAARPFTTHHNALDMELYLRIALEIHLKRLMVGGVERVYEIGRVFRNEGIDRTHNPEFTMIEVYQAYGDYGTMMDLTEAVIVNAARAVCENANDDQLTLPWEDTTIDLTPPWPRKKYADLFAEYAGCAMNDTDAVRAKAIELANSGKITKDFLTRIETTDVHPDVIVQEVFEATVEDNLVGPVFVIDYPASICPLTKRKADDPNIAERFELYIQGMEVANAYTELNDPRLQEELFRTQLEGLSEEDSMAKMDTDFIKALKVGMPPAGGLGIGIDRLVMLLTNSQTIRDVIYFPLLRPEA, from the coding sequence ATGTCTGCCAAGCCCGATCGTTTTGAAAAGGAACGCCTCAAGAAGCTCGACCGGATCGTCGAACTCGGTCAAGATCCGTACGGCAGCCGCTTCGATAACCATATCGAGATTGCTCAAGCTCGCGAAAACGCTCCGGCAGAACCGGGCGAAGTCGGAGAGCTGACCCGCGTGGCCGGTCGAATCATGCTACGTCGCAAGGCGGGTAAACTCCGATTCTATGATATCGCCGACTATTCCGGCCAGATTCAGCTCCTGTTCTCTCGCGGTGACTTGCCTGCAGAACAGTGGGAATTGATGGGGCAGCTCGATCTCGGGGACTTGATCGGTATCGACGGAAAGCTCAAGCGGACCGACACCGGTGAAATTTCCGTGATGGTCGAGAAATTGACTATCTTGTGCAAATCGCTGGCACAACCACCGGAAAAATATCACGGTGTGGAAGATGTTGAGTTGCTGTTGCGGCATCGTGAGATCGATTTGATCTACACCGAAGGCGTTCGAGACAAGATGCTCAAACGCTCGGCGGTGTTGGATTCCGTGCGGCAAACCTTGCGGGAACATCGGTTCGTTGAAGTCGAAACGCCCGTGTTGCACAGCATTGCCGGGGGAGCTGCGGCACGTCCATTCACGACGCATCACAATGCACTCGACATGGAGTTGTATTTGCGGATCGCGTTGGAGATTCACCTCAAACGCTTGATGGTTGGTGGCGTCGAACGGGTTTACGAGATTGGTCGGGTCTTCCGAAACGAGGGCATCGACCGCACACATAACCCCGAATTCACGATGATCGAGGTCTACCAAGCCTACGGCGATTACGGCACGATGATGGATCTAACCGAAGCCGTGATCGTGAACGCGGCTCGGGCTGTTTGTGAGAACGCGAACGACGATCAGCTCACCCTGCCCTGGGAAGATACGACGATCGATCTGACACCACCATGGCCGAGAAAGAAGTACGCTGATTTGTTCGCGGAATACGCCGGCTGTGCAATGAACGACACCGACGCCGTTCGTGCGAAGGCGATCGAACTGGCAAATTCCGGCAAGATCACAAAAGACTTTTTGACTCGCATTGAAACGACGGACGTCCATCCGGATGTCATCGTCCAAGAGGTCTTCGAGGCGACCGTGGAAGACAACCTGGTCGGTCCGGTATTCGTGATTGATTATCCGGCGAGCATTTGTCCGCTCACCAAGCGAAAAGCCGACGATCCCAACATCGCCGAACGCTTCGAGCTCTACATCCAAGGGATGGAAGTTGCGAACGCCTACACGGAATTGAACGACCCGCGGTTGCAAGAGGAACTCTTCCGTACGCAACTGGAAGGTCTTTCGGAAGAAGATTCCATGGCCAAGATGGACACGGACTTCATCAAGGCACTGAAGGTCGGTATGCCACCTGCGGGTGGACTGGGAATTGGGATCGATCGGCTCGTGATGTTGCTGACCAACAGCCAAACCATTCGCGATGTCATCTACTTCCCACTGCTGCGACCCGAAGCATAA
- a CDS encoding aminotransferase class V-fold PLP-dependent enzyme, which produces MPPQNELLDDTPWQSLREQWLVPEDVTYLNHGSFGPSPRVVRESRQQWCDALEREPMDFFLRQYETELERALEKLGKFVGASARELVFVDNATFGMNVVAAQIELSAGDEVVLTDHEYGAVFRIWRDLCQASGAELKVARLPFPLTDPNEIVEAVQDTLTDRTKILVVSHVTSATATNFPVEDICQLARKRGVPTCVDGPHAIAMVPLNLRELGCDYYVASCHKWLSAPFGTGFLYMAKRHTQKVLPVVRSWGGSLSGQPSRWQDEFQWIGTRDPSNFLAVPTAIEFLEDIGIQKFRDRTHALAEYARSRIEALTGLPTFLPNSSEWYGSMISLPIPPSNDPDVGGVLRDPLQTALWERERIEVPVFHWHERRFIRVSCHLYTSTKDIDRLVDSLQQHLPEFSKSAEE; this is translated from the coding sequence ATGCCCCCCCAAAACGAGCTCCTCGACGACACTCCTTGGCAATCGCTTCGTGAACAATGGTTGGTCCCCGAGGATGTGACGTACCTGAATCACGGCTCTTTCGGCCCATCCCCGCGGGTGGTTCGAGAATCGCGTCAGCAGTGGTGCGATGCCCTTGAACGCGAGCCGATGGATTTTTTCTTACGGCAATACGAGACCGAGTTGGAACGGGCATTGGAAAAGCTGGGGAAATTTGTCGGAGCCTCGGCTCGGGAGTTGGTGTTCGTCGACAATGCGACGTTCGGCATGAACGTTGTGGCCGCCCAGATTGAACTGTCGGCCGGTGATGAAGTTGTGCTGACAGATCACGAATACGGCGCGGTGTTCCGTATCTGGCGCGATTTGTGTCAGGCGAGTGGAGCGGAACTGAAAGTGGCCCGGTTGCCGTTTCCGCTGACCGACCCGAATGAAATCGTCGAAGCGGTTCAGGACACGCTGACCGACCGCACGAAAATCTTGGTGGTCAGCCATGTGACCTCTGCCACCGCCACCAATTTCCCCGTGGAAGACATCTGCCAACTCGCCCGCAAACGTGGGGTTCCCACATGCGTGGACGGTCCGCACGCCATCGCTATGGTCCCGCTGAATCTGCGAGAACTCGGTTGCGATTACTATGTTGCAAGTTGTCACAAATGGTTGTCCGCACCATTTGGCACGGGCTTTCTGTACATGGCCAAGCGACATACGCAGAAGGTGCTGCCCGTCGTCAGAAGTTGGGGCGGTAGTCTTTCCGGACAGCCGAGTCGGTGGCAAGACGAATTCCAATGGATTGGCACGCGTGACCCCAGCAATTTTCTCGCCGTTCCCACTGCCATCGAGTTTCTCGAAGACATCGGTATACAAAAATTTCGCGACCGTACCCATGCACTCGCCGAGTATGCTCGGAGTCGAATTGAAGCCCTCACCGGTTTGCCGACCTTCTTACCGAATTCGTCGGAGTGGTATGGTTCAATGATCTCGTTGCCGATCCCACCGTCGAACGATCCCGATGTAGGCGGCGTCCTGCGTGACCCGTTGCAAACCGCACTCTGGGAACGTGAACGCATCGAAGTCCCCGTGTTTCATTGGCACGAGCGGCGATTCATTCGTGTGTCTTGTCACCTGTATACAAGCACGAAAGACATTGATCGGCTCGTCGATTCTCTGCAGCAACATCTCCCTGAGTTTTCGAAATCGGCCGAAGAATAG
- a CDS encoding S26 family signal peptidase: MAEAVLCLVIAVILFRSFLVEGYMISTGSMAPSLLGFHKRVVCPSCHYEFAYGVPWNKELQSNVPEDADAQDLAGSIPSDPLMCVCPNCGQNRIDIVGVPRNQGDQLLVHKHAYAIRSPRRWDVCVFRNPYETTQAYVKRIAGLPGETMTIFGGDVYADGILCRKNIDAQRALRLMVYDDRFRPTDEAWQPRWIADAGWKDDGNAFQAVVDLQTNNRDPEELSDDGWSWVTYRHWLRSGGSHTTSVTLPISQHEIQLDENFVPVRRDPDHRELTCVGVMPDDVLLRLLELSSDLDFQAAVAELYEKSHTAPITDLYGYNPIEYRSREIAVRDIMLTATLSLGRPNGGQLGQFAVEMTDGDRRWRLLIDSLVRETQLWEIDIRSGEPVTQLRKSTLPAGNLVKPIQLEMSLFDRQITVALNGELPFAPVPLNELPDETPPPRQAVRFGARGLEAQVADLVLYRDVYYTHRDTDRPCRLGEAEYFMLGDNSPISLDSRRWPNGAVPEQLFLGRPVIVHLPSKQVEFHLLGRTQTIRVPDFSRIRPIR, encoded by the coding sequence ATGGCCGAGGCCGTGTTGTGTCTGGTGATTGCCGTCATCTTGTTCCGATCCTTCCTTGTCGAAGGCTACATGATCTCCACGGGTTCGATGGCCCCAAGCCTGCTCGGCTTTCACAAACGCGTGGTCTGCCCGAGTTGTCACTACGAATTCGCTTATGGAGTTCCCTGGAACAAGGAACTTCAATCGAACGTCCCCGAGGATGCAGACGCTCAGGATTTGGCCGGTTCGATTCCCAGCGATCCGTTGATGTGCGTGTGCCCAAACTGCGGTCAGAATCGGATCGACATTGTCGGTGTCCCGCGAAACCAAGGGGATCAATTGTTGGTCCACAAACACGCCTATGCGATTCGCTCCCCGCGGCGGTGGGACGTGTGCGTGTTCCGCAATCCCTACGAAACTACCCAGGCATACGTGAAACGAATCGCCGGATTACCTGGTGAGACGATGACGATCTTCGGCGGTGATGTTTACGCAGACGGTATCCTCTGTCGCAAGAACATTGACGCTCAACGTGCCCTTCGACTGATGGTCTACGATGACCGTTTTCGTCCCACTGACGAGGCATGGCAACCCCGGTGGATCGCGGACGCCGGTTGGAAAGACGACGGCAACGCCTTTCAAGCCGTCGTCGATTTGCAAACGAATAATCGTGACCCCGAGGAATTATCGGATGACGGATGGTCTTGGGTCACCTATCGTCATTGGCTGCGATCGGGCGGCAGTCACACGACTTCGGTGACGTTGCCGATCTCTCAACATGAGATTCAATTGGATGAGAATTTCGTGCCCGTCCGCCGAGATCCCGATCACCGGGAACTCACCTGCGTCGGCGTGATGCCAGACGATGTGCTGCTACGTTTGTTGGAATTGTCCAGCGATCTGGATTTCCAAGCGGCGGTTGCGGAACTTTATGAGAAATCCCACACCGCACCGATCACGGATCTCTACGGCTATAACCCCATCGAGTACCGTTCTCGCGAGATTGCCGTCCGCGATATCATGCTGACGGCCACCTTGAGTTTAGGACGCCCCAACGGGGGTCAACTCGGACAGTTTGCCGTCGAAATGACAGACGGCGATCGTCGGTGGCGGCTATTGATCGATTCGTTGGTGCGTGAAACCCAACTCTGGGAGATTGATATTCGATCGGGTGAACCGGTCACGCAATTGCGGAAATCGACGCTGCCGGCCGGTAATCTCGTGAAACCGATCCAACTCGAAATGTCGTTGTTTGATCGACAGATTACGGTGGCACTTAACGGGGAACTCCCATTTGCACCGGTCCCGTTGAATGAACTCCCGGACGAAACGCCGCCCCCCCGACAAGCCGTTCGATTCGGAGCCCGCGGGTTAGAGGCACAAGTCGCCGACTTGGTGTTGTACCGAGATGTCTATTATACCCACCGGGACACCGATCGACCTTGCCGCCTTGGCGAAGCAGAATACTTCATGCTGGGCGATAACAGTCCGATTTCACTCGATAGTCGTCGTTGGCCCAACGGTGCGGTTCCGGAACAACTCTTCCTTGGTCGGCCGGTCATTGTCCATCTGCCCTCGAAACAGGTCGAGTTTCATTTGCTCGGACGGACACAAACCATTCGCGTGCCCGACTTTTCGAGAATTCGCCCCATCCGCTGA
- a CDS encoding ATP-binding response regulator, which produces MPDILIVDDSEFDREFAAEILMTAMDRRCVFAHNGVAALERIRERPFDLVVTDMQMPRMGGLELLRVLQQEFPQLPVIVVTSRGNEETAVEALQCGASSYIPKRQLRNRLAETVDEVLRSSQSNRMLESLLENRRSEEITLELQNNCDFVGGTVRLLVDGAEKFGIVQGSEIVRVSVALEEAIVNAIIHGNLEVSSELRERPDDAFENLVRLRRNTQPYCDRRVTITADYRHDEVRFCIKDEGPGFDVDSLPDPTDSENILKCSGRGIMLMRAFMDEVTFSDQGSQIRMVKYASSCSIENNSSTAIAG; this is translated from the coding sequence ATGCCGGACATTCTGATTGTTGATGACTCGGAATTCGACCGTGAATTCGCCGCTGAGATTCTCATGACGGCGATGGACCGCCGTTGCGTCTTCGCTCATAATGGGGTCGCGGCGTTAGAGCGAATCCGCGAACGCCCGTTCGACCTCGTCGTCACTGATATGCAAATGCCCCGCATGGGTGGCCTGGAACTTCTGCGTGTCTTGCAGCAGGAATTCCCCCAGTTGCCCGTCATCGTCGTGACATCGCGGGGAAATGAGGAAACCGCTGTCGAGGCACTCCAGTGCGGGGCATCCAGCTACATCCCTAAACGACAATTGAGAAATCGGCTCGCTGAGACGGTGGATGAAGTTCTCCGAAGCAGCCAAAGCAATCGGATGTTGGAATCCCTGCTGGAGAATCGGCGGTCCGAGGAAATCACGCTGGAGCTACAGAACAACTGTGATTTCGTTGGCGGCACCGTTCGGCTACTTGTCGACGGAGCCGAGAAATTCGGCATCGTTCAAGGCTCCGAAATTGTGCGTGTTTCGGTGGCATTGGAGGAGGCAATCGTCAACGCCATCATCCACGGAAATTTGGAGGTGAGTTCCGAACTTCGGGAGCGACCCGACGATGCTTTCGAAAACCTCGTCCGTCTCCGCCGAAATACTCAGCCATACTGCGACCGACGAGTGACCATCACCGCGGACTATCGACACGACGAGGTTCGGTTTTGCATCAAAGATGAAGGCCCAGGATTCGATGTGGACAGCCTCCCCGATCCCACCGACTCCGAGAATATTCTGAAATGCAGCGGACGCGGCATCATGTTAATGCGTGCCTTCATGGACGAAGTGACCTTCAGCGACCAGGGGTCTCAAATTCGAATGGTGAAATACGCTTCCTCGTGTTCCATTGAGAACAATTCCAGCACCGCCATCGCCGGCTAG
- a CDS encoding ATP-binding protein gives MIASFYNWTRRFQRLARTLQTTPYTLLIPQTECVAAATTLAIFVVAIPHQASWFITAFVVSSLTVESWRLRTVAHAWHALETGKLSLQVEARYKIVSDARRQLTAQQQTKQWLNRLATAETFHQALTEVMRQLVPRAGTGFVAWLDCSSQPSQITHCRGLSPESKQRLRFDEEWLKTSIRDQFLTLQGQSLRESTLYDAMTREDRRGIEAVHFLGINSPLGRGVLMTSEMLPVENAIDVTREIIVGLQRHVANGEETGLPQSHPPQPTFLDSEFVESTTTPLDLLHDFIDELRRVTEVDRVGLLLGNVAAGGQAMSIAESSRELPPNVLTEWTQTELTICRTFGSPKRFQRLQKNGEDIVSLDANALRRIGIEVLIGQAWLVPIEFEGRHWGVVCMTSQRSRSLSDPQLRWAIGCARCIAELLHGLHTQPSIPHNKIDRHEQQFPDSSSQQSPTNAGGLEDEALVLPDELAILSHEIRNPMNGVLSMVQLALQTDLTTEQREYLDIVRVSSESLLETVNGVLEQADGTADPPTNAEVNLDQLLSEVLRTFAAKAAEKGIELIGHRPPDIGDLVNVDRRRLRQVLINLVANSVKFTAVGEVFLSVQNAKVDGHSGLRFIVRDTGIGIPADKQKQIFQPFVQAEDDTKTRFGGTGLGLAVSRELVQEMGGEISLKSQVGHGTSFEFSIPVTYSGDQVPTPVPSRGTMELRVANETLRQCLTETFRAEGWDLRIRMEQGSDWVIIDESHAIAFEPEPNATNVLRLRNPIHAPTPQSPSADIVLIKPVLSSSVANAIQTDIVGNRSKVEPEVVSSSLPKRDLKILVADDDAVNQHVNQTILKRLARHVEVVESGEATILAFNESEFDVVFLDRKMQGIDGFGTARKLRRYEQQNHRKPALVILLSGFVGPQERLAAERAGIDDCLVKPLDGSRIEAIFAAHFSTTNAEEKRPNDEPLDTPTGLTPKTTRLLQNKLTEDWPQLKDAIQDQDFSLWEDKAHSLKGAVSCVAWDSLEQRLFNLETHARQKSAELPIDILDEIEHLINAFVANPKDSTEIKKTTPTD, from the coding sequence ATGATCGCTTCTTTTTACAACTGGACTCGTCGATTTCAACGGCTCGCGCGGACACTCCAAACAACCCCGTACACCCTGTTGATTCCCCAAACGGAGTGTGTCGCAGCGGCCACGACACTAGCGATCTTCGTCGTCGCGATACCGCATCAAGCCTCTTGGTTTATTACGGCGTTCGTCGTCAGCAGTCTCACCGTTGAATCGTGGCGACTGAGAACGGTCGCACACGCTTGGCACGCACTGGAAACCGGCAAACTCTCCCTCCAAGTCGAAGCCCGCTACAAAATTGTTTCCGACGCTCGACGGCAACTCACCGCTCAACAGCAGACCAAACAATGGCTGAATCGGTTGGCGACAGCCGAGACCTTTCACCAAGCCCTGACCGAAGTCATGCGACAACTCGTCCCACGCGCTGGGACCGGGTTTGTCGCTTGGCTGGACTGCTCCTCGCAACCCAGCCAGATCACGCACTGTCGCGGACTCTCTCCCGAATCCAAGCAACGACTTCGATTTGATGAGGAATGGCTGAAGACCTCCATTCGGGACCAATTCCTTACCCTGCAAGGTCAATCGCTGCGTGAAAGCACACTCTATGACGCAATGACTCGCGAAGACCGTCGCGGGATTGAAGCCGTTCATTTCTTGGGAATCAACTCCCCCCTCGGTCGCGGCGTGCTGATGACTTCGGAGATGCTACCGGTCGAAAATGCGATTGACGTGACGCGGGAAATTATCGTCGGATTGCAACGACACGTGGCAAACGGGGAAGAAACTGGATTGCCCCAATCGCACCCTCCGCAACCGACATTCCTCGATAGCGAGTTTGTCGAGTCCACGACCACGCCGTTGGATCTCCTCCATGACTTCATTGACGAACTCCGCCGCGTCACTGAAGTCGACCGGGTTGGCTTGCTCCTCGGAAATGTTGCGGCGGGTGGCCAGGCGATGTCGATCGCGGAATCGTCCCGCGAACTGCCGCCAAACGTGCTCACGGAATGGACGCAGACCGAACTAACAATCTGCCGCACATTCGGATCGCCTAAACGGTTCCAGAGGCTTCAAAAAAACGGCGAAGATATCGTCTCATTGGACGCAAACGCCCTCCGAAGGATTGGCATCGAGGTTCTGATCGGGCAAGCCTGGCTGGTGCCAATCGAGTTTGAAGGACGACATTGGGGCGTCGTCTGCATGACGAGTCAACGGTCCCGGTCGCTCTCCGATCCACAGTTACGGTGGGCGATTGGCTGTGCCCGATGCATCGCCGAATTGCTTCATGGCTTGCACACGCAGCCATCGATCCCACACAACAAAATCGATCGACACGAACAACAGTTCCCAGATTCTTCGAGCCAGCAATCGCCCACGAACGCGGGTGGACTTGAGGACGAAGCACTCGTACTTCCCGACGAGCTTGCGATCCTCAGTCACGAGATCCGAAACCCGATGAACGGTGTTCTCTCGATGGTTCAGTTGGCGTTGCAAACCGACCTGACCACCGAACAACGTGAGTACCTGGACATCGTACGGGTGTCCTCCGAATCGCTCTTGGAAACGGTCAATGGGGTTCTCGAGCAAGCCGACGGCACGGCGGATCCCCCAACGAATGCCGAGGTCAATCTCGACCAACTTCTGAGTGAAGTTCTCCGGACCTTTGCAGCGAAGGCGGCGGAGAAGGGGATCGAACTAATCGGCCATCGCCCGCCTGATATTGGAGATCTGGTTAATGTCGATCGTCGAAGACTGCGGCAAGTGTTGATTAACTTGGTTGCGAACTCCGTCAAGTTCACCGCCGTCGGCGAGGTGTTCCTGTCCGTCCAGAATGCCAAGGTAGACGGTCACTCTGGTCTCCGGTTCATCGTTCGCGACACGGGAATCGGAATCCCCGCTGACAAACAGAAGCAGATTTTCCAACCGTTCGTGCAGGCCGAAGACGACACAAAAACTCGTTTCGGTGGCACCGGATTGGGACTCGCGGTCTCTCGTGAGTTAGTGCAAGAGATGGGTGGCGAGATATCACTGAAAAGCCAAGTCGGTCACGGCACGTCGTTCGAGTTTTCCATTCCCGTAACGTACTCCGGCGACCAAGTACCAACGCCCGTTCCGTCGCGAGGCACCATGGAATTGCGAGTCGCGAACGAAACCCTTCGACAGTGTCTCACCGAAACCTTCCGTGCTGAGGGATGGGATCTCCGCATACGAATGGAGCAGGGGAGTGATTGGGTCATCATCGACGAATCACACGCGATAGCGTTCGAGCCAGAGCCAAACGCAACCAATGTTTTACGACTGCGAAACCCGATCCATGCACCGACGCCACAATCGCCATCGGCAGACATCGTGCTGATCAAACCGGTCCTTTCTTCGTCCGTCGCCAACGCCATTCAGACCGATATTGTGGGCAATCGGTCAAAAGTTGAACCTGAAGTCGTATCTTCGTCGCTTCCAAAGCGTGACCTGAAAATTCTGGTCGCGGATGATGACGCCGTCAATCAGCATGTAAATCAGACAATCCTAAAGCGTTTGGCTCGGCACGTCGAAGTTGTCGAGAGCGGGGAAGCCACAATCTTGGCCTTCAACGAATCCGAATTTGATGTTGTCTTCCTAGATCGCAAGATGCAAGGAATTGACGGTTTTGGAACAGCCCGCAAGCTCCGCCGCTACGAACAACAGAACCATCGAAAACCTGCATTGGTGATCTTGCTGTCGGGTTTCGTCGGTCCGCAGGAACGATTAGCCGCCGAGCGAGCGGGCATCGACGATTGTCTCGTGAAGCCGCTCGATGGATCACGGATCGAAGCCATCTTCGCGGCTCATTTTTCCACCACGAATGCCGAAGAAAAACGCCCAAACGATGAACCTCTCGATACTCCCACGGGTCTAACCCCCAAGACCACTCGACTGCTCCAAAACAAACTGACCGAAGATTGGCCTCAACTCAAAGATGCCATCCAGGACCAAGATTTTTCCCTCTGGGAAGACAAAGCCCACTCCTTGAAGGGAGCGGTGTCCTGCGTCGCATGGGATAGCCTGGAACAACGGCTGTTCAACCTGGAAACGCACGCTCGACAAAAAAGTGCCGAGCTGCCAATCGACATCCTCGACGAAATCGAACACCTTATCAACGCATTTGTCGCCAACCCAAAGGATTCCACCGAAATCAAGAAGACAACTCCGACGGATTGA
- a CDS encoding tyrosine-type recombinase/integrase, whose amino-acid sequence MSRKPKPTNIVRCRYFEWRIYQRDGIYQADGRRRNQSLARYSLGVENYDDALAVLEELDLTQAIRHGLANEDDRRRRQSKQLLLAEGRSLYETHLNRPQAAGGVRKKTKGRYKAILDKFFVFCEEQKVSSWNGVNATLLQTYLAHLEEGGYAQATVYIEGNTIKQIVKFLIEQKQLPPECQVNLSLSKQRGTTTYCYTKGEVAAIIRWCEQDESLHWLRNIVIALVTTGLRISELASLRWSDLSNDLSMIELTDESGRRSEDRRTTKTGRDRTFPIHADLKAVLEAMPRSGREIFKGPRGGKLKPDTVLNILKRDVLRPLAKRLSNGVTPRIDEGGVHSFRHYFCSVSASSGVPEQIVMRWLGHSSSEMVQRYYHLHDEEAKRQMSRLNFIEISGGRSAGTND is encoded by the coding sequence ATGTCAAGAAAACCTAAGCCAACTAACATCGTCCGTTGCCGCTATTTCGAATGGCGGATTTATCAGCGGGACGGTATTTATCAAGCCGATGGACGCCGACGGAACCAGTCCCTCGCGCGGTACTCGCTTGGTGTCGAAAACTACGACGACGCTCTGGCGGTGTTAGAAGAACTGGACCTAACGCAGGCGATCCGCCATGGTCTCGCCAATGAGGACGATCGCCGACGCCGCCAGAGCAAACAGCTTCTGCTCGCCGAGGGCCGTTCACTGTATGAAACTCATTTAAATCGGCCGCAAGCCGCAGGTGGTGTGCGGAAGAAGACGAAAGGCCGGTACAAGGCGATCCTTGATAAGTTCTTTGTCTTTTGTGAAGAACAAAAAGTATCGTCCTGGAACGGCGTCAATGCGACTTTGCTCCAAACTTATCTCGCGCATCTGGAAGAGGGTGGCTACGCGCAAGCGACCGTTTACATCGAGGGCAACACGATCAAGCAGATCGTGAAATTCTTGATCGAACAGAAGCAATTGCCCCCGGAATGCCAAGTGAACTTGTCTCTCAGCAAGCAACGCGGAACGACCACCTATTGTTATACGAAGGGGGAAGTGGCCGCGATTATCCGATGGTGTGAGCAAGACGAATCCTTGCATTGGCTTCGCAATATTGTCATCGCTCTGGTGACAACCGGACTGCGGATATCGGAGTTGGCGAGTTTACGGTGGTCGGACTTGTCGAACGATCTTTCCATGATCGAACTCACCGACGAGTCCGGTCGCCGAAGCGAGGATCGACGGACGACGAAGACGGGTCGCGATCGGACATTCCCCATACATGCGGACCTGAAGGCTGTCCTTGAAGCCATGCCCCGAAGCGGTCGCGAGATTTTCAAAGGGCCACGGGGTGGGAAATTGAAACCAGACACGGTCCTCAATATTCTCAAGCGAGACGTGCTTCGGCCGCTGGCCAAAAGATTGTCCAATGGCGTCACCCCGCGGATCGACGAGGGCGGCGTCCACTCATTCCGGCATTATTTCTGTTCGGTGTCCGCCAGCAGCGGCGTCCCCGAACAAATCGTGATGCGATGGCTGGGACATTCCAGTAGCGAAATGGTCCAACGTTATTATCATTTACACGATGAGGAAGCGAAGCGGCAAATGAGCCGACTGAACTTCATTGAGATTTCCGGTGGACGTTCCGCCGGCACGAATGATTGA
- a CDS encoding helix-turn-helix domain-containing protein, whose amino-acid sequence MNTKPNHLTLKEFAARSPLSESTIRRYVRTRKIPSVQAAKGHLILIPSDALNTLGQENSKTLNQEPPTEVAPKRRSTPRWSS is encoded by the coding sequence ATGAACACCAAACCTAACCATTTGACCTTGAAAGAGTTTGCGGCCCGCTCACCGCTTTCCGAGTCCACGATTCGCCGTTATGTCCGGACAAGGAAGATTCCTTCCGTACAGGCCGCTAAAGGACATCTGATCCTCATTCCGAGCGACGCGCTCAACACGCTGGGGCAGGAGAATTCGAAAACCCTAAACCAAGAGCCGCCAACGGAGGTTGCTCCAAAACGCCGGTCAACGCCGCGATGGAGTTCTTGA